Proteins co-encoded in one Hyla sarda isolate aHylSar1 chromosome 4, aHylSar1.hap1, whole genome shotgun sequence genomic window:
- the LOC130366843 gene encoding DNA damage-regulated autophagy modulator protein 1-like, whose protein sequence is MELKGLGFVPLLLAFWCAAWLATSYIVTVVLGHAASPLMHISDVGNFFPENILLRIGFIGTSIGTLVLTFLIYKYMVMHTEEFRGHQVLIQRILLAIVWASCFATAVMHVLSPEEYPRIHFVSMVISITCEALYYLGQSIQMYKLPGANKVIHHSRCTCCGLAFACAIFYFGYKTLQELFYDDEDWDEIREITTIIIEWVMLLLILINIVTYYSTMQRLMLTVSRNSCKSLLE, encoded by the exons atggagctaaaaggattggggttcgtcccccttctgttggcgttttggtgtgcggcctggcttgccaccagctacatcgtgacggtcgtcctcggccatgccgcctctccactgatgcacatcag tgacgtgggaaatttctttcccgaaaacatattattgagaattggattcatagggacgtccattggcactttggtactaacctttcttatttataagtatatggttatgcatactgaagagttcaggggtcatcaggtcctgatccagaggattctgctcgccattgtgtgggcctcctgttttgccacagctgtcatgcatgtattgtcccccgaagaatatcccaggatacactttgtcagcatggtaatttccattacatgtgaagccttatactaccttgggcagtccatccagatgtataaattaccgggagcaaacaaagtcatccaccatagtagatgcacctgctgtggcctggcttttgcctgcgcaattttctactttggatataaaacattacaggaattattctatgatgatgaagactgggacgagatccgtgaaatcaccaccataatcatcgagtgggtgatgcttctactgatcctgataaacatcgtgacctattattccaccatgcagaggttaatgttaaccgtctccagaaacagctgcaaatctctcttagagtaa